The following proteins come from a genomic window of Mariniflexile sp. TRM1-10:
- a CDS encoding DNA polymerase Y family protein, whose amino-acid sequence MGKNILHLDLDTFFVSCERLIDSRLQKRPLLVGGTGDRGVVAACSYETRRFGVHSGMPMKLAKRLCPEAVVIRGNASIYTKYSQQVTDIIKENVPIFEKASVDEFYADLSGMDKFFGSYKYASEMRTKIIKETGLPISFGLSSNKIVSKVATGEAKPNNQLRIDPGFEKPFLAPLSIRKIPSVGDKTYQILRNLGIDKVGVVQQMPVEMMTSVLGVNGTTIWKRANGLDDPPLIPFHERKSISTERTFSKDTTDMVKLRTTVFAMAENLAFQLRRGDKLASCISVKIRYSDFNTYSKQLKIPYTSADHVLIPKILELFDNLYQRRLLIRLVGVKFSDLVTGNYQINLFDDTEEMLSLYNAMDTIRSRYGELSIQKAASMGAKTIGRFHNPFNGEPPILLAHRKQ is encoded by the coding sequence GGTGACAGAGGTGTTGTTGCTGCCTGTAGCTATGAAACACGGCGTTTTGGTGTCCATTCCGGCATGCCCATGAAATTGGCAAAACGCCTATGCCCGGAAGCTGTTGTCATTCGTGGCAATGCCTCCATATATACCAAGTACTCACAACAGGTTACTGACATCATCAAGGAAAACGTGCCCATTTTTGAAAAAGCCAGTGTTGATGAATTTTATGCCGATTTAAGTGGGATGGATAAATTTTTTGGGAGCTATAAATACGCTTCGGAAATGCGGACAAAGATTATCAAGGAAACAGGTCTGCCCATATCGTTTGGTCTGTCATCCAACAAGATTGTTTCCAAGGTGGCCACCGGTGAAGCGAAACCCAATAACCAATTGCGTATAGACCCAGGGTTTGAAAAACCATTTTTAGCCCCGTTGTCCATTAGAAAAATCCCTTCAGTGGGTGATAAAACCTATCAAATCCTCAGAAATTTAGGTATTGATAAAGTGGGCGTGGTGCAACAGATGCCTGTAGAAATGATGACCAGTGTACTGGGTGTGAATGGAACAACGATTTGGAAACGTGCCAATGGTTTGGACGACCCGCCACTCATTCCGTTCCATGAACGAAAATCCATTTCAACGGAACGCACCTTCAGTAAAGATACTACCGACATGGTTAAATTACGTACCACTGTTTTTGCTATGGCAGAAAATTTAGCCTTTCAATTGAGAAGGGGTGATAAACTGGCATCATGTATTAGTGTGAAGATTAGGTATTCGGATTTCAATACCTATTCCAAACAACTAAAAATTCCATACACCAGTGCCGACCATGTGCTGATTCCTAAAATATTGGAGCTGTTTGATAATCTGTACCAACGTCGATTATTGATCCGTTTGGTGGGCGTTAAGTTTAGTGATTTAGTGACCGGAAACTACCAGATTAATTTATTTGATGATACCGAGGAAATGCTAAGCCTTTACAACGCCATGGATACCATTCGCAGTCGGTATGGTGAGTTAAGTATACAAAAAGCTGCTTCCATGGGTGCAAAGACCATTGGACGTTTCCATAACCCTTTTAATGGTGAACCGCCTATTTTATTGGCACATAGAAAACAATAA